The Anas platyrhynchos isolate ZD024472 breed Pekin duck chromosome 6, IASCAAS_PekinDuck_T2T, whole genome shotgun sequence sequence CAGTCGTGCCACTGTGATAACACAGAATCATCAAATCagttaggttggaaaagacctccaagttATCTTAATCACCACCATGACTCACGAAATCTCACAACTTAAGCCATGAACTCGGGTGTCCAGAACTACAGTGATTATATCCATACATGAAACCACTCCGTGAACTCAGGTGGCCTGAACTACAGCATGAAACCATTCCTTCTGACTTTGAATCCTTCCTACTGACTGCACATCAGCCAGTGCTGGAAAAGGCTGTGACGCACACAAAGCAGCCATTCCTTTCCCAGCTCTTATGTTAAGAAACACCACGTATGCTCCTGAGATGTATTTTGGGAAACACTGATGGATCCATGTGAAAGGTGGATGTGTCCTCTGAGATGCAGCTATGTGGTTAGTCTTTTTACAGGTTTTCAGCTGCCTCGTTTCGTTAAGGTGCCATGCTGCTGCCACCTTTTCAGATATTACATTCTCCTGTCATCCTCACAGACTGCATGCTACTGCCAAGATGGGCACACAACTTTGAACCCAAATCCGAAGTCTTACACTTTGTAAGAATCTCTCTGTTGTCAGGGGGATTCTCCTCAGCTTTGTGCATTTCTAGAGAACACCAAGGAGCAAGATTAAAGGTCCTTTATCACTGGGTTTCTACTCTGACGAACTTCTCTGACACCGTTCAGATATTTTGTTGGGCATTTTGCAAGGTAACTGAAAGGAGTCTTAAGGCTTCAGTTCTGACTAGCCAACAGTAACTCCACAGGCTCTTTCCCCCGAGCACTGTCTGAAGAATAAACATATGGTTTGTGCTTCATGTCAAGAAAAGAACCTGGAAACTCCCCGAGAAAAGCCCCTTGGCTTCCCAAGGAATCTCATTATCTACTCCCTGTCCCCCTCGAGCACTCTCACTCTGTAGCCCAAGCTCGCTCCCAACTCCCAACTAGCTCACCTAACCAGTCACGTCAGTAGACTTCTTCCCATTGTGTACATCACGTGTTTATCACCTCTGTCACCTCTACGTATCGACAGCTTTTTTGTGCTTCTCTTTATCTAGAAGCTGCTGGATTTCTAATCCCCAACTATCCACCACAGCAGGCCTTGTCTTCCAGCTGTGACTATGATGTTTCCCTCCCCGGCATTCTAGATTTGATTGTTTTCTCCTTTGGTGCAGCCGGAGGCTGACTAATTCTGATGCTTATCTCTGTTCTGCTGCTCTCAGACCTAGCTGTCCTGACACATGACTAGGGTTTTAGTCACATTTTTAGCTCAGTGTTTATTTGCCGTTACCTTGCCCCTGGTAAATGTTTGTGTCTCCTGTGCAATCTGCCTCACGTTACACAGATGAGCTCATGTGGACTCCTCCATTCACAGTAACTCTCTAAAAGTGACACCAAAGCACAACGTACTGAACTATATGAAATAGATCACACACTTCTATttgtaaaattattaaaaaaaaaaacacggcAAGAGGGGAGCAGCTGCAGTGTTTATTTGACAATCACATGCAGTGCTACACAAGTCATTCTCTACGTGCTCAGCTCCCTTCTTCCCCTAGTATTGCTGAGCAGCTTGTTGCCACAACGTCCAGAAATGagtccttttatttaaaatggcCAACGCCAAGTTTCCAGCCAGGCCAGGGACTGGTCACTCAGGGGAAACCAAGGGAAGAGACGTCAGACTTTGTCACCTAGTTTGCATCCTCTGCAGCCTGAGGACGGAAGTGGTACACATCTGTCCATGTGGCAGGGCAGACCCTGGAGTCTCATCGCTCTTGTCCCAGCACAGTTCCTTCCACTACAGGATGTTCTTTGCAATTGCGTTCAGGGTCCTCACTTTGGCCACATCTGCCACCTTTATGGAGTATTCAGGGGCAGAGAAGGATGCTCCCATGGCAACGTTTGGATTTCTGTAAGGAAAACGAGTGGTTACTAGCTGCAGGTGATACAGGTGAGTGAGATACATTAAGGATACCATTTCTCCCAGTGTCAGCAGTTGCCGGAATACCTGCTAGTCCCACCCAGAACAAAGATGAGAGACAGTGACAGAATGAAGAATAAttcaaaggacagaaaaaacagcacctacagaaactCAGCACACACCTGTGATCAAATGTAAACCATTCCCCACTGTGCACAGAGGTGTCTCCCATAGGCCTCCCAAAAGCCacacacagcagttttacaggTCAAAGACAACTAGACCAGAACCTGCCTTCCCAAGCACACGCACACTCACAAACCCTAGGGCAGCAGTAGCAGAGGGAATGCCCCAAGGATCTGGTTGTGCTTGGAGCTTGAGTCCAGATGACAAGCACCGCTGGATGCATACGCTGAAGAACAGAGCCAGGCATCACGATCCCAACCACAAGAGCACAATCAGCACCCAGAAAGCTGTTTGAAATTTACACCTCTTCTACAAAATTACATTCACATGAATCCAGCTTTTCCCTTACACAGGATTGCGAGAAAATAGTCAAAATATAACCAGTTACCTGAACTTCATCCCTGAGTCCCGGGCTGAGCGAGCAGAGCAGTGAAACTCAGAAACAGTAGAGCCTTCCAGAATCCTCTGCAGGTTGCGCTCCGTGATGCCACCCCCTGGTGGGAAGAATCCCTGTTTATGTCACATCCAGCACAGAAAGCAACACCACAAACCCACCATCACTCCTGGGATCTACCTGCTAACGGATCAGTGCCATCTGTACAGAGGGGGAAGAGCCCTTGGGACAATGGAGACCCTGGTGCTTGTGAAGAGATGGGAGAAGCTGTGGCTCACGCTCTCCCACAGATCTAGAACTGTCCCCAGATCCTTCagtgagcagcagctgcaggctccGAGGCCTTTActcacagcagggcaggagcacctCCCTGCTGGGGACCTGGCTCAGAAAGCCCCATGAGGCAGCACAACCCAGGGCAAGGGGCTAAGGAATAGGAGCCAGAGAAAACTGGACCTGTTAcagataagaagaaaaataataataataattacctGGCACCACCACAATTCTGCCCTTTGCCTGAAAGAAGAGAAACACGTTAGTGATACTGCCACAGCACCATGTCCCCACGTGCCATTATGTGGTGGCAATGAAAGCTTGTGTACCGTGCCCTCAGAAAGCTCACGAATGCAACCACAGGTTATGATTCACACTCTCACCCATCTTTTTTGTCCTATTCCCATTTtgacaaagaaaagcagaaaagcctTACAGCTTACTCATCACTATTTCCCATTGCCTCTATCTCACCTGACTACCCCTCATAAACATATTGCATTTTCCAAACAGGAACTGAGACACCCCAGAAGAGCCCTCACGCTGCTGCCTGTGCGAGTTAACCACAGAAGCAGCTTCCCAGCCAAGTTTCTAAGCATCAGAGCCCTGAAGGGCAGCTCACAGGGGCACTGCTGCCCCAAAGCTGGGATCAAATTGCAGCCAAAGCCCCGTCCTGAAACCAACTCTTACTTCCCTCCTTTGCATGAGCAAGAACAGCCCAATCAGCCCTTGCTGCAGGAGACTTCAGGGATCCAACCCACAGGGACTTGGGAAAACAGACTAAAGCCAAACTAGAGGTGGATGGAAAGAGCTCCTGGacagcagctccctcacagAAATGAGGGTTACCACACAGGAGCTGCCTCCAGGCAATGCCCAAGAAGAAGCCAGAGGAGCAGAGGTGACCCAGTGGAGCAGAGGGAACACTCACCTGCTCTGCAAGTTTCTTAATCAAAGACAATCCTTCCAGCGCTGAGCTGTCACAGCCACTGGTCAGCACACGCTCAAACCCCAGAGAAATCAGGGTCTCCAGTGCCACCTGAGGGTCATGCACCATGTCGAAGGCTACAAAACCAATGGAACAGTTCAGGAATCACTCAGCTCATTGCTCAAACCCTGCTCCCACCCCCAGCTGAGGGAAAAGGAGATGGGAAGGGTCCTTCTCCCAGCTCATCACCGCTGCAAGGAGGCACAGCTCCCGGCTATGACATCGCCCTGacagcagggctgcagtgcTCAGCTCCTTGAACATTTCAACATTTCCTCCCCCCACAGGGCAGTGACACTGCTACCAAGCCTGGACCCCCTGGACTTTTTACCTCCTGGGCAAAgggcacagccacagcgtactcTTGCAAAGCACACACAGCTTTCCCCCACCTCCAAAGGAAGACCAACATCCATTAAGCCCAGCTacctcccagccccacgtcCCATCAGCAGACCAGAAGCTGGGCCCTGTGCCCGGTGACTCACCTCGATGAAATGTGACAGGCAGGGGACGACACGCAGCTGCAATAAGAAGGCACATGGTCAGTCTGGGCTGGTAGAGAGAGTCCCTTGTGCTAGAACCAGAGAAGTACATAaggtaaaagaggaaaaacg is a genomic window containing:
- the CUTC gene encoding copper homeostasis protein cutC homolog isoform X2, yielding MTLPRHVTRSQQRPPRAASAGMEDGFLMEVCVDSVESAVNAERGGLLQVVKQCVRVPVFVMIRPRGGDFLYSDREVEVMKADIRLAKLHGADGLVFGALTEDGRIDTELCTALLAACRPLPVTFHRAFDMVHDPQVALETLISLGFERVLTSGCDSSALEGLSLIKKLAEQAKGRIVVVPGGGITERNLQRILEGSTVSEFHCSARSARDSGMKFRNPNVAMGASFSAPEYSIKVADVAKVRTLNAIAKNIL
- the CUTC gene encoding copper homeostasis protein cutC homolog isoform X1 yields the protein MTLPRHVTRSQQRPPRAASAGMEDGFLMEVCVDSVESAVNAERGGAGRIELCAGLVEGGTTPSMGLLQVVKQCVRVPVFVMIRPRGGDFLYSDREVEVMKADIRLAKLHGADGLVFGALTEDGRIDTELCTALLAACRPLPVTFHRAFDMVHDPQVALETLISLGFERVLTSGCDSSALEGLSLIKKLAEQAKGRIVVVPGGGITERNLQRILEGSTVSEFHCSARSARDSGMKFRNPNVAMGASFSAPEYSIKVADVAKVRTLNAIAKNIL